The following proteins come from a genomic window of Campylobacter concisus:
- a CDS encoding GGDEF domain-containing protein, translating to MCRISLYTTQKLIIFSILLTHVCYFFIFLFMKEEILAVTNIFSVATYLFLLRLIYDSPENNKITMLIVQLEILFHALVCMLTLGWGYGFGLLFLASSLILFFTSFTYKFFNYIIVAVQIILSIACYVYLDGQPVKDFDGFKDLLFVFNLSMVCVFSVVVSYLLESSNLFIFLSILEEKEMAENILNHDPLTGLLNRTSMQKILSQKDLYKNRDFAIVMCDIDNFKKINDTYGHGAGDAVLKSLSGIFKNTFRDKDRVARFGGEEFLAVVLGVKKDAAVSIVERVRETLSKNIVEFENIKINATMTFGVVAHDGTGEFSLEKMIKQADELLYVGKRNGKNIVMSADYDPKG from the coding sequence ATGTGTAGAATTTCACTCTATACGACCCAAAAACTTATCATATTTTCAATATTATTAACTCACGTCTGTTATTTTTTTATTTTTTTATTTATGAAAGAAGAAATTCTAGCAGTTACGAATATATTTTCAGTAGCAACCTATCTTTTTCTTTTAAGGCTTATTTACGATAGTCCTGAAAATAACAAGATAACAATGCTGATAGTCCAGCTTGAAATTTTATTTCATGCATTGGTTTGTATGCTGACACTTGGATGGGGATATGGATTTGGGTTATTGTTTTTAGCATCGTCATTAATACTGTTTTTTACTTCATTTACCTATAAATTTTTTAACTACATAATAGTTGCAGTGCAAATAATTTTATCCATAGCCTGCTATGTATATTTAGATGGCCAGCCTGTAAAAGATTTTGACGGCTTTAAAGATCTACTTTTTGTTTTTAACTTAAGTATGGTTTGCGTATTTTCGGTTGTTGTTTCGTATCTTTTGGAGAGCTCAAATTTATTTATATTTTTAAGCATCTTAGAGGAAAAAGAGATGGCTGAAAATATCTTAAATCACGATCCATTAACAGGACTTTTAAATCGTACTTCGATGCAGAAAATTTTAAGTCAAAAGGATCTATATAAAAATAGGGACTTTGCTATCGTTATGTGCGATATTGATAACTTTAAAAAGATAAATGATACTTATGGACACGGTGCAGGAGATGCTGTTTTAAAAAGCTTATCAGGCATATTTAAAAATACATTTAGAGATAAAGATAGAGTAGCTAGATTTGGCGGAGAAGAATTTTTAGCAGTCGTCTTGGGCGTAAAAAAAGATGCAGCTGTAAGTATCGTAGAGCGTGTGAGAGAGACTTTGAGTAAAAATATAGTTGAGTTTGAAAACATAAAGATCAACGCAACTATGACTTTTGGAGTAGTTGCTCATGATGGCACGGGAGAATTTAGCTTAGAAAAGATGATCAAGCAAGCTGACGAGTTACTTTATGTCGGTAAGCGAAATGGTAAAAATATCGTTATGAGTGCGGATTACGATCCAAAAGGATAA
- a CDS encoding GGDEF domain-containing protein, which produces MTHDFVDQSSYKAIDDIYKTILDVMIAANALSLLLFIIIATPLLFMCLFFIAAGILLRIKFDIKYRVLISLAFHLNIILLVTIIVTTMGWNTGIWIILVGVIFINYFLAFDSKSLTYIMAFLELILLILLYFIHKDEAPLIPSAIRGAIVVCSIVFAFFIVLRLSMFADVITSSGYQQIRKETEELEKDSKHDFLTGLLNRRTIEKTLRFELIANKERSGNTNLVIMLGDIDNFKKINDTYGHDCGDEVLKDVASALKKSFRGKDYVCRWGGEEFLIILPDTKIEFIHEVSKRLKKQINNAKLPDKTPVTMTFGMLICANGTEVDFEQAITLVDKLLYEGKQNGKDRIELEILKKGSDV; this is translated from the coding sequence TTGACACACGATTTTGTAGATCAAAGTAGTTATAAAGCGATCGATGATATCTATAAAACGATATTAGACGTTATGATAGCTGCAAATGCACTATCTTTGTTGCTTTTTATTATCATAGCTACACCACTACTTTTTATGTGCTTATTTTTTATAGCAGCTGGAATATTGCTTAGAATAAAATTTGACATAAAATATAGAGTATTAATATCCCTAGCATTTCACCTAAATATCATATTGCTTGTTACTATTATTGTTACTACTATGGGTTGGAATACTGGAATTTGGATAATACTTGTTGGTGTAATTTTTATAAACTACTTCCTAGCGTTTGATTCAAAGAGTCTTACTTATATAATGGCATTTTTAGAATTAATCTTGCTTATACTTCTTTATTTTATTCATAAAGATGAGGCGCCGCTGATCCCATCAGCTATACGAGGGGCGATAGTCGTGTGCAGTATTGTTTTTGCTTTTTTTATTGTTTTAAGACTTTCAATGTTTGCAGATGTCATCACTTCTAGCGGATATCAGCAAATAAGAAAAGAGACGGAAGAGCTTGAAAAGGACTCAAAGCATGATTTTTTAACTGGTCTTTTAAATAGAAGAACAATAGAAAAAACTTTAAGATTTGAACTAATTGCCAACAAGGAAAGAAGTGGTAATACAAATTTAGTCATAATGCTAGGTGATATTGATAATTTTAAAAAAATAAACGATACATACGGCCATGACTGCGGTGATGAGGTCTTAAAAGATGTAGCCAGCGCTTTAAAGAAATCATTTAGAGGTAAAGACTATGTTTGCCGCTGGGGCGGAGAAGAATTTTTGATAATCTTGCCCGATACAAAGATAGAATTTATCCACGAAGTGAGCAAAAGGCTTAAAAAACAGATAAATAATGCAAAACTTCCAGATAAAACTCCAGTTACTATGACCTTTGGCATGCTAATATGTGCAAATGGTACTGAGGTGGATTTTGAGCAAGCCATAACTTTAGTAGATAAGCTGCTTTACGAAGGCAAGCAAAATGGCAAAGACCGTATCGAATTAGAAATTTTAAAAAAGGGCTCGGATGTGTAG
- a CDS encoding mechanosensitive ion channel domain-containing protein yields MRKILTIILLSFIMLFGAENNKTQEENILSLTNQILTLNNQIQIIKAQQKDTNSTKADNSNLAGLQKKKNDLLEKIPLYVMQIEVTQNDIDKFILQKNNLEKKVARLEKQLNKDAYVQSAIELEKMKIDYAYFSALINLEEIFKKGAKANSIKEVIDNGLLNLQTNSYVSIKELKDSLNETSNSYDNAFAELDLKKETDEEILIYLKNNADLLSSSMILSELNLVDTVEYINKLTSINSAKFNVGKIVVIIAVFLFFVSLTRILAKLTYWLMSLIASGEGVKEAKDQIVDIVKKPISALLIIYALNICIGVGFYPVPVPLTLANIFSIVYIIAFSWLVLTILNGYGIVIIDKIAQKSRRKEVVNLVLKVVYVIVLIIALLLILQKLGFDISALIASLGIGGLAVAFAAKDIIANFFASVMMLFDNSFSQGDWIVCGDIEGTVVEVGFRKTTIRSFDNALIFVPNSKLASDPVRNWSRRKVGRRIRMVIGIEYGPTTEEIKKCVDDIKTMLINHPDIAKSEDITAKKKGLKYRQSIVSVDDYAGYKSNLFVVVDDFADSSINILVYCFAKTIVWGEFLDVKQDVMLKIMDILKQNGLNFAFPSQSLYIESVKDKI; encoded by the coding sequence ATGCGTAAAATTTTAACTATCATTTTGCTCTCATTTATAATGCTTTTTGGTGCTGAAAATAATAAAACTCAAGAAGAAAATATACTAAGCCTAACAAATCAAATTTTAACTTTAAATAATCAAATCCAAATCATAAAAGCACAGCAAAAAGATACAAACTCAACAAAAGCTGATAATTCAAATTTAGCTGGACTTCAAAAGAAAAAAAATGACCTTTTGGAAAAAATTCCACTATATGTTATGCAAATTGAAGTAACTCAAAATGATATTGATAAATTTATTTTGCAAAAAAATAATTTAGAAAAAAAAGTAGCTAGATTAGAGAAGCAATTAAACAAAGATGCTTACGTTCAAAGTGCTATTGAGCTTGAGAAAATGAAGATAGATTATGCATATTTCTCAGCTTTAATTAATCTTGAAGAGATATTTAAAAAAGGCGCTAAAGCAAACTCTATAAAAGAGGTGATAGATAACGGACTTTTAAATTTACAAACAAATTCTTACGTCAGCATAAAAGAGCTAAAAGATTCACTAAATGAGACTTCAAACTCTTACGATAACGCATTTGCCGAGCTTGATTTAAAAAAAGAGACTGATGAGGAAATTTTAATCTATCTTAAAAATAATGCCGATCTTCTAAGTTCAAGCATGATCTTATCAGAGCTAAATTTAGTCGATACGGTCGAATATATAAATAAGCTAACTTCTATAAATTCGGCAAAATTTAACGTTGGCAAGATCGTAGTTATAATTGCAGTATTTTTATTTTTTGTCTCACTTACAAGAATTCTCGCCAAACTCACGTATTGGCTTATGTCACTTATTGCATCAGGCGAAGGCGTAAAGGAGGCAAAGGATCAGATAGTAGATATCGTTAAAAAGCCTATCTCTGCACTTCTTATCATTTATGCGCTAAATATTTGTATAGGTGTCGGCTTTTATCCAGTACCAGTCCCACTAACTCTAGCAAATATATTCTCGATCGTCTATATAATCGCATTTTCGTGGCTTGTTTTAACCATCCTAAATGGTTATGGCATAGTAATAATCGATAAAATTGCTCAAAAAAGCAGACGAAAAGAGGTCGTAAATTTAGTTTTAAAAGTAGTCTATGTAATTGTATTAATAATCGCACTTTTACTAATTCTTCAAAAGCTTGGCTTTGATATATCGGCGCTCATAGCTTCACTTGGTATCGGTGGTCTTGCTGTTGCATTTGCTGCAAAAGATATCATTGCAAACTTCTTTGCTTCTGTTATGATGCTCTTTGATAACTCATTTTCGCAAGGAGATTGGATAGTTTGTGGTGATATAGAGGGCACTGTCGTTGAGGTTGGCTTTAGAAAGACGACTATCAGAAGTTTTGATAATGCTTTAATCTTTGTGCCAAACTCAAAACTAGCAAGTGATCCTGTTAGAAACTGGAGCAGAAGAAAAGTCGGTAGACGCATAAGAATGGTTATCGGCATCGAGTATGGACCAACTACAGAAGAGATCAAAAAATGTGTAGATGACATAAAAACTATGTTGATAAATCATCCAGATATTGCTAAAAGCGAGGATATAACAGCCAAGAAAAAAGGGCTAAAATATAGACAAAGTATAGTTTCGGTTGATGATTATGCTGGATATAAATCAAATTTATTTGTCGTGGTTGATGATTTTGCAGATAGCTCAATAAATATCTTAGTTTATTGTTTTGCAAAGACTATCGTTTGGGGAGAGTTTTTAGATGTCAAGCAAGATGTAATGCTAAAGATTATGGATATTTTAAAGCAAAATGGTCTAAATTTCGCATTCCCAAGCCAAAGCTTGTATATCGAAAGTGTCAAAGATAAAATTTAA
- a CDS encoding carbonic anhydrase, with protein MDDSLLEGAVKFMEDGFLEHEELFKSLQNRQDPHTLFISCVDSRVVPNLITNCLPGELFMVRNIANIVPPYRVSEEFLATTSAIEYALELLNIKNIIICGHSDCGGCAALYMDEKKLKTTPNVRNWIKLIEPIKREVLKFTSDDPAKMAWLTERLNVINSIENIMTYPNVKEEYERGNLQIYGWHYIIETGEIFSYDLKEGTFKLLADKRSENA; from the coding sequence ATGGATGATTCGCTACTTGAAGGTGCGGTAAAATTTATGGAAGATGGCTTTTTAGAGCATGAAGAGCTCTTTAAAAGTCTACAAAATAGACAAGACCCACATACCCTTTTTATATCCTGTGTTGATTCAAGAGTAGTACCAAATTTGATAACAAACTGCCTTCCGGGAGAGCTTTTTATGGTACGAAATATCGCAAACATCGTGCCACCTTATAGAGTGAGCGAGGAATTTTTGGCAACGACTTCTGCTATCGAATATGCATTAGAGCTTTTAAATATCAAAAATATCATTATTTGCGGACACTCTGACTGCGGTGGATGCGCAGCACTTTATATGGATGAAAAAAAGCTCAAAACTACGCCAAATGTTAGAAATTGGATAAAGCTAATAGAACCAATTAAGAGAGAAGTACTTAAATTTACAAGCGACGATCCAGCAAAGATGGCGTGGCTAACTGAGAGACTAAATGTGATAAATTCGATCGAAAATATAATGACCTATCCAAATGTAAAAGAGGAGTATGAAAGAGGAAACCTTCAAATTTATGGCTGGCACTACATTATAGAAACCGGTGAAATTTTTAGCTACGATTTAAAAGAGGGCACGTTTAAACTTTTAGCAGATAAAAGGAGTGAAAATGCGTAA
- a CDS encoding Bax inhibitor-1/YccA family protein, translated as MSLYDRNYAKQNQEELAYSQSSLSTFIKQTYQLFAASLLSATAGAYVGISIAGVFAANRFLFWGLVIVEFALLFGLMAAKRKEGLNLILLFAFTFISGLTLTPLLSAILAMPSGAGIVAQAFGLTTVAFGALSVFAMNTKRDFTTMGKMLFITLIVIIAAAIINIFVKSTMFQLVIASISSILFSAYILFDTQNIIRGNYETPVEGAVALYLDFVNLFTSLLQILGIFNRND; from the coding sequence ATGAGTCTGTATGATAGGAACTACGCAAAACAAAATCAAGAAGAACTTGCGTATTCTCAAAGCTCACTAAGCACTTTTATAAAACAAACTTATCAACTTTTTGCAGCATCACTACTTTCAGCAACAGCTGGCGCCTATGTAGGTATTAGCATTGCTGGCGTTTTTGCGGCAAATAGATTTTTGTTTTGGGGACTTGTTATAGTCGAGTTTGCACTACTTTTTGGCTTAATGGCAGCTAAACGCAAAGAGGGATTAAATTTAATACTTCTATTTGCGTTTACTTTTATAAGTGGTCTTACGCTAACTCCGCTACTTTCAGCGATCTTGGCTATGCCAAGCGGAGCTGGTATCGTAGCTCAAGCATTTGGACTAACAACAGTTGCTTTTGGTGCGTTAAGCGTCTTTGCGATGAATACAAAACGTGACTTTACAACAATGGGTAAAATGTTATTCATAACCTTAATTGTTATCATTGCAGCAGCTATTATCAATATCTTTGTTAAAAGTACAATGTTTCAACTTGTAATCGCAAGTATTTCATCGATCTTATTTAGCGCATATATACTTTTTGATACGCAAAATATTATCCGTGGAAACTATGAAACACCAGTTGAAGGCGCAGTTGCTTTGTATCTTGATTTTGTAAATCTATTTACATCATTACTACAAATTTTAGGAATTTTTAATAGAAACGACTAA
- the secG gene encoding preprotein translocase subunit SecG: MSLIFLILQFALAVIITIAVLLQKSSSIGLGAYSGSNESLFGAKGPAGFLAKFTFIVGILFILNTLALGYFYNKDLKRSIIDSVDSKSLVIPKSNDVPSAPSAPQTPTK, translated from the coding sequence GTGAGTTTAATATTTTTGATCTTACAGTTTGCTCTAGCTGTCATCATAACTATCGCTGTTTTACTTCAAAAAAGCTCATCTATCGGGCTTGGAGCGTATAGCGGAAGCAACGAGAGTCTTTTTGGAGCGAAAGGACCAGCTGGATTTTTAGCTAAATTTACTTTTATCGTAGGTATTTTATTTATCTTAAATACACTTGCACTTGGATACTTCTACAATAAAGATCTAAAACGCTCTATCATTGATAGCGTCGATAGTAAATCTCTAGTCATACCAAAGTCAAACGACGTACCATCAGCTCCTAGTGCACCACAAACTCCAACAAAATAA
- a CDS encoding polysaccharide deacetylase family protein yields MIKTLLASFLTLTFALADAHILVYHRFDDPRHTSTDISIKNLREQFEYFKNNGYEVIKLSKLVDAVNAGEKIPDNWIVITVDDGYKSFYDRALSVFKEYNYPFALMLYVEASANKYGDYLDFDQIKELEAYGEIGYHSYAHPRMTKLSDEALREDFQKGVETFEKHMGYKPKYFAVPYGEIDNRVVSLAKEFGFLAILNQNSGAVSDKSDVYDLYRTPVMNGTKIALTFNSKFLNAQWIFPDSYPQNNAIDKLIIKTDTNASEGNFFMTGFNGFKKVPMTNGVFECKFNPPLDKSKVLISLKVDHQRSTKLLIKDINAK; encoded by the coding sequence ATGATAAAAACACTTTTAGCGTCATTCTTGACGCTAACATTTGCTTTAGCAGACGCTCATATTTTAGTCTATCATCGCTTTGACGACCCAAGACACACAAGCACTGATATTTCTATTAAAAATTTAAGAGAGCAGTTTGAATATTTCAAAAATAATGGCTATGAAGTCATTAAACTCTCAAAGCTAGTCGATGCTGTAAATGCTGGCGAAAAAATACCTGATAACTGGATCGTAATCACTGTAGATGATGGTTATAAAAGTTTCTATGACAGGGCCCTTAGTGTATTTAAAGAGTATAACTATCCATTTGCGCTAATGCTTTATGTGGAAGCCAGTGCAAATAAATATGGCGATTATCTGGATTTTGATCAGATTAAAGAACTTGAGGCTTATGGCGAGATTGGGTACCACTCGTACGCTCATCCAAGGATGACAAAACTTAGCGATGAGGCATTAAGAGAGGATTTTCAAAAGGGCGTTGAAACCTTTGAAAAACACATGGGCTATAAGCCAAAATACTTCGCAGTGCCATACGGTGAGATCGATAACAGAGTTGTCTCTTTGGCAAAAGAATTTGGCTTTTTAGCCATTTTAAATCAAAACTCAGGTGCTGTTTCAGACAAAAGTGATGTTTACGATCTTTATAGAACGCCCGTAATGAACGGTACAAAAATAGCACTAACTTTTAATAGTAAATTCCTAAATGCCCAGTGGATATTTCCAGATAGCTATCCACAAAATAATGCGATCGATAAGCTAATTATCAAAACCGATACAAATGCTAGCGAAGGTAATTTTTTCATGACTGGCTTTAATGGCTTTAAAAAGGTACCTATGACAAATGGTGTTTTTGAGTGTAAATTTAACCCACCTCTCGATAAAAGCAAAGTTTTAATATCACTAAAAGTAGATCATCAACGAAGTACAAAACTTCTAATAAAGGACATCAATGCTAAATAA
- the frr gene encoding ribosome recycling factor, with translation MLNKIYETQKEGCEKAIASLKRDFTTLRTGKVNINIVDHVMVDYYGSPTPLNQVATVLTSDASTIAITPWEKSMIKAISSAIQAANIGVNPNSDGESVKLFFPPMTVEQRQENAKHAKSMGEKAKVSIRNVRKDANDEVKKLEKEKAITEDESKKGQDEVQKITDAYTAKIDTLVKEKEAELLKI, from the coding sequence ATGCTAAATAAAATTTACGAAACACAAAAAGAAGGCTGCGAAAAAGCAATAGCTTCATTAAAACGTGACTTTACAACGCTTAGAACGGGCAAGGTAAACATTAATATTGTAGATCATGTAATGGTTGATTATTACGGCTCACCAACTCCGCTCAACCAAGTAGCCACTGTGCTTACAAGCGACGCTTCAACTATCGCTATCACACCTTGGGAAAAGAGCATGATAAAAGCGATCTCTTCAGCTATCCAAGCAGCAAATATCGGCGTCAATCCAAATAGTGATGGTGAGAGTGTCAAGCTATTTTTTCCACCTATGACCGTCGAGCAACGCCAAGAAAATGCAAAACATGCAAAATCAATGGGAGAAAAAGCCAAAGTTAGTATAAGAAACGTAAGAAAAGATGCAAATGATGAAGTAAAAAAACTTGAAAAAGAAAAAGCTATAACTGAGGACGAGAGTAAAAAGGGGCAAGATGAGGTTCAAAAGATAACTGACGCCTACACTGCAAAAATTGATACTCTTGTAAAAGAGAAAGAGGCTGAGCTTTTAAAAATATAA
- a CDS encoding PepSY-associated TM helix domain-containing protein codes for MFLKRGKIIFNIHLVIGLIAAIPLIFMTLSAPFASYREEIKSAINKNFINLVPSEKANLSLNELLAKAKSEIQFDTLESLQIGGANEAYRISITKNKKQLNFFIDPRSGEVISEDWGEKFRVITLSLHRNLGLALLDSKVPANIGKQIVAISSIIMALLAISGLILYAPAIKRNFLNSLKIKPNAKGYACFYNLHTSLGTYVAILLVVMSLTGLYWSYDWVRSSVNSIFFDLKPSEMKKSAPKQNLIPISDEKFKEIETAEQIFKENVTLDLKSLTINVPENNQSTYTINYETSESQVGKLKLDASAGKIKENKLVSKSDSIPEAKKAGRKVLSLHTGEMFGEIGQVVFAISCVIAVLLIITGFLMTIKRTKAL; via the coding sequence ATGTTTTTAAAACGAGGGAAAATCATTTTCAACATACACCTAGTAATTGGGCTAATTGCGGCTATTCCGCTAATATTTATGACTCTTTCAGCCCCATTTGCGTCTTATAGAGAAGAGATCAAAAGTGCGATAAATAAAAATTTTATAAACTTAGTTCCTAGCGAAAAAGCAAATTTAAGCTTAAATGAACTCCTAGCTAAAGCAAAAAGTGAGATTCAATTTGATACGCTTGAAAGTTTACAAATAGGTGGAGCAAATGAAGCTTATCGTATAAGCATTACAAAGAATAAAAAGCAATTAAATTTCTTTATAGACCCAAGAAGTGGCGAGGTGATCAGTGAGGATTGGGGTGAGAAATTTCGCGTGATCACACTTAGCCTGCATAGAAATTTAGGCCTTGCTCTGCTTGATAGCAAAGTCCCAGCCAACATCGGCAAGCAAATAGTCGCGATTAGCTCCATAATCATGGCTCTGCTTGCCATCAGTGGCCTCATCCTCTATGCCCCAGCGATCAAGCGAAATTTCCTAAATTCGCTAAAAATCAAGCCAAACGCAAAGGGCTACGCCTGCTTTTACAACCTCCACACGAGCCTTGGCACCTACGTGGCGATCTTGCTTGTAGTGATGTCGCTAACTGGACTTTACTGGTCTTATGACTGGGTCAGAAGCAGTGTAAATAGCATATTTTTTGACCTAAAGCCAAGCGAGATGAAAAAATCAGCTCCGAAGCAAAATTTAATCCCAATAAGCGACGAGAAATTTAAAGAGATAGAGACTGCGGAGCAAATTTTTAAAGAAAATGTCACACTAGATCTAAAATCACTCACGATAAACGTTCCTGAAAATAACCAAAGCACCTACACTATAAACTACGAAACTAGCGAGAGCCAAGTGGGTAAACTAAAGCTTGACGCTAGCGCTGGAAAGATCAAAGAGAATAAGCTTGTTAGCAAGAGTGATAGTATCCCAGAGGCCAAAAAGGCTGGGCGAAAAGTGCTTAGTCTGCACACTGGAGAGATGTTTGGAGAGATTGGTCAGGTCGTCTTTGCCATCTCTTGCGTGATCGCAGTTTTACTAATAATAACTGGCTTTTTGATGACCATAAAAAGGACTAAGGCGCTCTAA
- a CDS encoding ribonucleotide-diphosphate reductase subunit beta: protein MNRKRIYNPSSNENLTDRRVFNGNPHGILNFTKAKYEWALKLWDLMEANTWFPKEVDTTDDVRDYAYNLTEAEKRMYDLVWSQLISMDSFQTNNLADNINPYITAPEINAVLSRQAYEEANHSKSYAVMVEAICDNTDLIYEMEKHDDVLREKNDYISSVYEELAGEVTDEKLLLAMVANQILEGIYFYSGFTAIYALARAGKMLGSAQMIRFIQRDEITHLLLFQNMINSVRKERPDLFTPETEAKIYDMFEKAGNLEIKWGKYITQNQIMGFTDDIIEQYIHYLIDQRLVAIGLKRKYNVTHPIKWVDDFAKFNDQKSNFFEAKVTNYSKGSISFDDF, encoded by the coding sequence ATGAACAGAAAACGCATCTACAACCCGAGTTCAAATGAAAATTTGACCGACAGAAGAGTCTTTAACGGCAACCCACACGGCATTTTAAATTTCACCAAGGCAAAATACGAGTGGGCGTTAAAGCTTTGGGACCTCATGGAGGCAAACACCTGGTTTCCAAAAGAGGTCGACACCACAGACGACGTGCGAGACTACGCCTACAACCTCACAGAGGCTGAAAAGCGCATGTACGACCTAGTCTGGAGCCAGCTCATCTCGATGGATAGCTTTCAGACGAACAACCTAGCCGACAACATAAACCCTTACATCACCGCGCCAGAGATTAACGCCGTACTAAGCCGCCAAGCCTACGAAGAGGCCAACCACAGCAAGTCTTACGCTGTCATGGTTGAGGCGATCTGCGACAACACCGACCTTATCTATGAGATGGAGAAGCACGACGATGTATTGCGCGAGAAAAACGACTACATCTCAAGCGTTTATGAGGAGCTTGCAGGCGAAGTGACTGACGAGAAGCTACTTCTTGCGATGGTGGCAAACCAAATTTTAGAGGGTATCTACTTTTACAGCGGCTTTACAGCGATCTACGCTCTAGCTCGCGCTGGTAAGATGCTAGGCTCAGCTCAAATGATCCGCTTCATACAACGCGACGAGATCACACACCTGCTTTTGTTTCAAAACATGATAAATTCAGTCCGCAAGGAAAGACCTGACCTTTTCACACCTGAGACTGAGGCGAAAATTTATGATATGTTTGAAAAAGCTGGGAATTTAGAGATCAAATGGGGCAAATACATCACCCAAAACCAAATAATGGGCTTTACAGACGACATCATCGAGCAGTACATCCACTATCTCATCGACCAACGCCTAGTTGCTATCGGTCTAAAACGCAAATACAACGTCACTCACCCGATCAAATGGGTCGATGACTTTGCGAAATTTAACGACCAAAAGTCAAATTTCTTTGAAGCAAAAGTGACAAACTACAGCAAGGGGAGCATCAGCTTTGATGACTTTTAA
- a CDS encoding carbon-nitrogen hydrolase family protein, which yields MSENLNLISLTLKAKSASERLEELANLVEAAPKNSLMLASELCISGYDFDGFYAGANKAMLGGMIGSFDAMMLERLQEALSPDKFLGFTHLSSLNKSAGLAQISNLAAHEPKIYNEFLLLNSNNVFHSQFKAELFRPNLEHEIFAAGEVSDINAFTFKGLKLGVLICFELRDSRLWAKLRGCDIIMVPAMWGKAREEAYLSLCKALAIANNCYVMISSSLDLETAGVFLPDGTLVQNAIFDANLIAQIKKNLGLL from the coding sequence ATGAGCGAAAATTTAAACCTAATAAGCCTAACTTTAAAGGCAAAAAGTGCTAGCGAGCGCCTAGAAGAGCTTGCAAATTTAGTTGAGGCTGCACCCAAAAACTCTCTCATGCTTGCAAGCGAGCTTTGCATCAGCGGCTACGACTTTGACGGCTTTTATGCTGGGGCGAACAAAGCGATGCTTGGTGGCATGATAGGTAGTTTTGATGCGATGATGCTTGAGCGCTTGCAAGAGGCGCTTAGCCCAGATAAATTTCTAGGTTTTACGCACCTTAGTAGTCTAAACAAAAGCGCAGGGCTCGCTCAAATTTCAAATTTAGCCGCTCATGAGCCAAAAATTTACAACGAATTTTTACTTCTTAACTCAAACAACGTCTTTCATTCGCAGTTTAAGGCCGAGCTTTTTAGGCCAAATTTAGAGCACGAGATCTTTGCCGCTGGCGAGGTGAGCGATATAAATGCCTTTACATTTAAAGGGCTAAAGCTTGGCGTGCTGATATGCTTTGAGCTGCGTGATAGCAGGCTTTGGGCAAAACTAAGAGGGTGCGACATCATCATGGTGCCAGCCATGTGGGGCAAGGCTAGAGAAGAAGCCTACCTTAGCCTTTGCAAGGCACTAGCCATCGCAAATAACTGCTACGTCATGATATCAAGCTCGCTAGATCTTGAGACCGCTGGGGTCTTTTTGCCAGATGGCACACTGGTACAAAATGCAATTTTTGACGCAAATTTGATAGCACAGATAAAGAAAAATTTAGGGCTTTTATAA